The genomic stretch AAGGAGGACGGGCTGTTCGTCGAATCCTTCATCGCCTCCTTTACCGCCACAAGCCCGGAAGCGGAGGAACGGCTTCGGGCCTTTCTCGATAAACGGGCTGCGCGGGTGAAGGCGCCCGGAACGGCGGGAGGCGGCTGACATGGATGTCTCCTCGCGACGCATCGAAAGGGTGAAGCTTGATGAGCTTTCCGGCTCGCTCGGCTTCCTCCTGCGCCTTGCGCAGTTGCGAGCCTTCGAGGATTTCTTCTCCGATCGTGGCCCGCGCGGATTGAAGCCCGGGGAGTTCTCGGTCCTGTGGGTAATCGCGCGCAATCCCGGCATCCGGCAGAGCCTTCTCGGCCAGCGCCTGATGATCAAGCGCGCCCATATGACGAAGTTGATCCGCGTCCTGGAGGATCTCGGACTGGTGTCGCGCCGGACCCCCGAGGCCGACCGCCGGGCCGTGGAGCTCACGCTCACCGCCAAGGGCCGGCAGGCAGTGGAGACGTCGAGCACCGAGTTCTTCTCCTACGAGGAAGCCACGGGCGAACCTTTGAATGACGGTGAGCGCACGCAATTGATATCGCTTCTGCAGAAGTATGTTGGACTGCGGGAGGGAGAGGCACGATGAACGTCGATGACCTGATCGCGATCGACATCCACACCCATGCCGAGGAGCCCTGCTGTGGGCCGCGGGATGACGGTTACGACGAGTTCCAGGCCGGGATGGCCCGATACTTCAAGAACCCTGCCGGCGCCAAGGGCATGCTGCCGACGGTCGAGGAGACGGCTGCGTACTACCGCGAGCGCAGGATCGGCTGCGTCATTTTTCCGGTCGATTCCGAACGCGAGACCGGCTTCCGACGCTATGAGAACGAGGAAGTGGCCGAGATTGCCGCGCGGAACGCTGACATCATGATCCCGTTCGCGTCGATCGACCCAGCCAAGGGAAGGCTTGGCGCCCGCGAGGCGCGGCGGCTCGTGCGGGAATTCGGGGTCCGGGGTTTCAAGTTTCACCCCACGATGCAAGCCTTCTATCCGAATGATCGCAGTGCCTACCCGCTTTACGAGGCGATCGCCGAGGAAGGGGCGATTACCCTCTTCCATACCGGCCAGACCGGCGTCGGCGCCGGAATGCGCGGCGGCATGAACATGCGCCTGAAATACTCGAACCCGATCTATCTCGATGACGTCGCGGCGGATTTCCCCGACATGCCGATCATCCTGGCGCATCCATCCTTTCCTTGGCAGGAGGAGGCGCTGTCGGTCGCGACCCATAAGCCGAACGTCTACATCGACATGTCAGGCTGGTCCCCCAAGTATTTTCCGCCGATCCTGGTCCGCTACGCCAACACCATGCTGAAGCACAAGATGCTGTTCGGCTCGGACTGGCCGGCAATTACACCGGACCGATGGCTCGCCGATTTCGAAGGGATCGAGATCCGAGACGAAGTTCGCCCGCTGATCCTCAAGGAGAATGCTCGCAAACTGCTGAAGCTTTAGAACTGCCATCTGCAACATGTTCCAACTGGGAGGGAACGAACATGAGACGCATGCTTGGAATGCTGGCGGGGATAGCGGCACTTGCCGCAACCACCGCCGATGCCCGTGAACTTCGCATTGCACCCGGCGCACCGCCGGCGCATCCATCGCACAGCCACCTTTATTCGAAACTGGCGGAACTCCTTCCGGAGGTTTCCGGCGGCAATCTTACGGCTCAGGTTCTGGGGCCCGAAGTTGTCGGCCTCGGCCAGATGAAGGATGGACTCCAGAGCCAGCTCGTCGAGATCGGCAACCTGTTGCCGTTGTACTTCCCCGCCGATCTTCCGAACATGTCGCTTGCCGGCGAGCTGGCTCTCTCCGGTCGCGAACCGCATGCCATGGCAGCGGCGATGACCGAATACATGGTCACCTGCGACACATGCCAGGAAGAGCTGAAGAAGTTCGGCGTCACCTATCTCGGTTCGGGATCGTCGGATGTCTATGCCCTGCTCACCAACAAGCCGGTGCGGACGGCAGAAGACGTCAAGGGCCTGAGATTGCGCAGCGGCGGAGCGCCGTTCTCGCGGTGGGCTGAGAACTTCGGTGCTGTCCCCGCCAATATCGGCGTCGGCGATACCTTCGAATCCATGTCGCAGGGTGTCATTGACGGATCCATGGCGTCGATCGGGGACCTTCTGTCCTTCCGGCTCGTCGAACTGGTGAAGAACATCACTTTCGTGCCGCTGGGCACCTACCACGCCACCTCCGACTTCACCGTCGCCAACACGACCTGGGAAAGCCTGAGCGCCGAGGAGCGCAAGCAACTGGCGACTGCCGCCAATGAGGCCAACGTCATCTTCACCCAGAGGTGGGGATACGAGATGGCCGCGGAAGCAAAGGCCGCCGCCGAGAAGGCCGACATTGAGTTCGTCGAGCCCGATCCGGCATTCGTCGAGGCAGTAGAGGCCTTTGCCGAAGCGGACAAGGAGACGGCCGCAAAAGTGTCTCAGGAACGCTTCGGCTTCGCCGATGCCGCAGAGCGGGTCGCTCGCTTCTCGGACCTCGTCGAGAAGTGGACAGGCATCGTCAAGGAGACCAACAGTGATCCGCAGGAGATCGCCAAGCGCCTGGACGAGGAAGTCTGGAGCAAGGTCGACTTCGAGACCTACGGCATGTAACGCGCCGTCGCGGGGCTCGTCTCCGCGATCCACCCCCGTCTGACCACTCTCAATGGGATCGGCGATGCTGCTCGTCACCAGGTTCACTGACAGGCTCGCGCGCATACTCGCCTTCGTTGGCGCAGCGGGCGTGCTCGCGATGATGGTGCATGTCTGCGCCGACGTCGCCTCCCGCGCAATGACCGGCGCGTCGCTGCCCGCAACTGTAGAGGTCGTATCCTATTACTACATGGTGCTCGTCGCCTTTCTTCCGCTGGCCTGGGTGGAGCGGAAGGAGGGGATGATCTCCGTCGAGCTTCTCGACTTCCTGTTGACGCCACGCATGCGGCGTGTGTCGGACCTCGCCGTCGTCCTCTTCTCCATCACCGTCTACGCGGTCATTGCCTATGCCAGCTGGCTGACTGCGGTGAAGAACTACCAGACCGGCACCTTCGTCATCGCACTGCAGACGAAGATCGTCACCTGGCCAGGTTATTTCCTGCCACCGATCGGCTTCGCGCTCGCCGC from Pseudorhizobium banfieldiae encodes the following:
- a CDS encoding amidohydrolase family protein, whose product is MNVDDLIAIDIHTHAEEPCCGPRDDGYDEFQAGMARYFKNPAGAKGMLPTVEETAAYYRERRIGCVIFPVDSERETGFRRYENEEVAEIAARNADIMIPFASIDPAKGRLGAREARRLVREFGVRGFKFHPTMQAFYPNDRSAYPLYEAIAEEGAITLFHTGQTGVGAGMRGGMNMRLKYSNPIYLDDVAADFPDMPIILAHPSFPWQEEALSVATHKPNVYIDMSGWSPKYFPPILVRYANTMLKHKMLFGSDWPAITPDRWLADFEGIEIRDEVRPLILKENARKLLKL
- a CDS encoding TRAP transporter small permease yields the protein MLLVTRFTDRLARILAFVGAAGVLAMMVHVCADVASRAMTGASLPATVEVVSYYYMVLVAFLPLAWVERKEGMISVELLDFLLTPRMRRVSDLAVVLFSITVYAVIAYASWLTAVKNYQTGTFVIALQTKIVTWPGYFLPPIGFALAALIMIVQLLKIVHGKTDADWGTPE
- a CDS encoding C4-dicarboxylate TRAP transporter substrate-binding protein, with product MRRMLGMLAGIAALAATTADARELRIAPGAPPAHPSHSHLYSKLAELLPEVSGGNLTAQVLGPEVVGLGQMKDGLQSQLVEIGNLLPLYFPADLPNMSLAGELALSGREPHAMAAAMTEYMVTCDTCQEELKKFGVTYLGSGSSDVYALLTNKPVRTAEDVKGLRLRSGGAPFSRWAENFGAVPANIGVGDTFESMSQGVIDGSMASIGDLLSFRLVELVKNITFVPLGTYHATSDFTVANTTWESLSAEERKQLATAANEANVIFTQRWGYEMAAEAKAAAEKADIEFVEPDPAFVEAVEAFAEADKETAAKVSQERFGFADAAERVARFSDLVEKWTGIVKETNSDPQEIAKRLDEEVWSKVDFETYGM
- a CDS encoding MarR family winged helix-turn-helix transcriptional regulator, translated to MDVSSRRIERVKLDELSGSLGFLLRLAQLRAFEDFFSDRGPRGLKPGEFSVLWVIARNPGIRQSLLGQRLMIKRAHMTKLIRVLEDLGLVSRRTPEADRRAVELTLTAKGRQAVETSSTEFFSYEEATGEPLNDGERTQLISLLQKYVGLREGEAR